A window of the Gossypium hirsutum isolate 1008001.06 chromosome A05, Gossypium_hirsutum_v2.1, whole genome shotgun sequence genome harbors these coding sequences:
- the LOC107943550 gene encoding uncharacterized protein yields the protein MALSETLFQVWDEWEIRALLLLSLSLQAILTTLGSVRKHSKSTLIRLFVWSAYMSADTVASVALGILARSIGGAEPGNNDKKKNSSNSIQLLWTPFLILHLGGPDTITAYSLEDNELWPRHFLGIVVQIGLAMYVALKSWRHSQLKYIAVPVILTGVIKYVEKGFVLMISGTKALRNFLLSDPEPGRDYPEDVRKKKSDPNFVPSPLRPCVSSQGYSGYPDDSLSQAFYLYNRLSYLYLDLILSYSERQDCHSMICNKSSEEAFELVEGELGFLYDELYTKVAALHLRYRGYLRRCFTLFSCFFSLVSFMIFIDHTSPPADISITYLLLIGAITLEVYGFVFLILSDWTKVWLLGYFKLKKVRSGKRWSRKISKYNLIKFCLRQQDDSMWIKFLGKIRIKEMVTKHLNVEHEDVDVEVKSFIFQQLKERSEDVNSLLDIKLCKKLLSYRGDNVLEKLECLDLLKWSTIDVEFDHSLLLWHIATQICYYEDVKRLKGSNSLENLNKCSKLSKELSDYTMYLLVMYPNMLPNGIGEIRYIDTCAEATRFFQKMRKTIGTKIDEACHELYEVDTDLLEELKGDTSKSVLFYGSRLAKQLQTLGSRGDWGFEKKWDMINRVWVEMLAYAAVHCGWKEHGQQLRRGGELLTHVCVLMAHLGLSEQYQIQKENSETHEDKLIECPPACDPFLKLLRALGFTPRRTINESN from the coding sequence ATGGCATTGTCAGAAACACTTTTTCAAGTTTGGGATGAGTGGGAGATCCGAGCACTCCTCTTACTCAGCTTGTCATTACAAGCAATACTCACCACACTAGGTTCGGTACGAAAACATTCAAAAAGTACATTGATCAGGTTGTTTGTTTGGTCGGCATACATGTCAGCAGACACGGTGGCAAGTGTTGCATTAGGCATTCTTGCCAGGAGCATCGGTGGAGCTGAGCCTGGAAACAATGACAAGAAGAAGAATTCAAGCAACTCGATCCAGTTATTGTGGACGCCATTCCTTATCCTGCACCTTGGGGGCCCCGACACCATTACCGCTTACTCTTTAGAAGATAACGAATTGTGGCCAAGGCATTTTCTAGGGATTGTTGTTCAGATTGGACTTGCAATGTATGTGGCTTTGAAATCTTGGCGTCACAGTCAACTTAAATATATTGCCGTTCCAGTAATCCTTACTGGGGTTATCAAGTATGTGGAGAAGGGTTTCGTGCTGATGATTTCGGGTACCAAAGCCCTTAGAAATTTCTTGCTATCAGATCCTGAGCCTGGACGTGACTATCCGGAAGATGTGAGAAAGAAAAAATCCGATCCCAACTTCGTACCATCGCCCTTGCGACCATGTGTGTCGTCTCAAGGATATTCTGGATATCCAGATGATTCTCTCTCTCAAGCTTTTTACTTATACAATAGGCTCTCGTATTTATATTTAGATCTTATCCTCAGTTATTCTGAGCGCCAAGATTGTCACTCTATGATCTGCAACAAGTCATCAGAAGAAGCCTTTGAATTGGTGGAAGGTGAGCTTGGCTTTTTGTACGATGAACTATATACAAAAGTAGCAGCACTCCACCTTCGATACCGCGGCTACTTGCGCCGATGTTTCACccttttttcatgttttttttcatTGGTTTCATTCATGATTTTCATTGATCACACAAGCCCACCAGCTGACATTTCAATAACGTACTTGCTACTAATCGGAGCAATCACTCTCGAGGTTTACGGGTTCGTGTTCCTTATTCTATCTGACTGGACAAAGGTATGGCTGCTGGGTTATTTCAAGTTAAAGAAAGTAAGAAGTGGTAAGAGATGGTCGAGAAAGATATCAAAATACAACTTGATCAAGTTTTGCCTCAGACAACAGGACGACAGCATGTGGATCAAATTTCTAGGCAAAATTCGCATCAAGGAAATGGTGACCAAACATCTAAATGTAGAGCATGAAGATGTGGATGTTGAAGTGAAAAGCTTCATCTTCCAACAGCTAAAAGAGAGAAGTGAGGATGTCAATAGTTTGCTTGATATCAAGCTATGCAAGAAACTATTGAGTTACAGAGGTGATAATGTGCTTGAAAAACTGGAATGCCTGGATCTTCTTAAATGGAGCACAATTGATGTAGAATTTGACCATAGCCTTCTTCTTTGGCACATTGCTACCCAAATTTGCTACTATGAAGATGTCAAGCGGCTTAAAGGATCCAATTCTCTGGAAAACCTTAACAAATGCTCCAAACTCAGCAAAGAGTTATCAGATTATACGATGTATCTTCTTGTCATGTATCCAAATATGCTACCTAATGGGATTGGTGAGATTAGATACATAGATACATGTGCTGAAGCCACTAGATTTTTCCAAAAAATGAGAAAGACCATTGGAACTAAGATTGATGAAGCTTGCCATGAGTTGTATGAAGTTGACACAGATTTATTGGAAGAACTTAAAGGAGATACATCCAAATCTGTTCTCTTCTATGGAAGCCGACTTGCAAAGCAATTGCAAACTTTGGGATCACGGGGGGATTGGGGATTTGAGAAAAAGTGGGATATGATAAACAGAGTATGGGTGGAAATGTTGGCGTATGCTGCAGTTCATTGTGGGTGGAAAGAGCATGGGCAACAGTTGAGGAGAGGAGGGGAGTTATTAACTCATGTTTGCGTTCTAATGGCACATTTAGGTTTAAGTGAACAGTACCAAATCCAGAAAGAAAACTCTGAAACCCATGAAGATAAACTGATAGAGTGTCCACCTGCATGTGATCCTTTCTTGAAGCTTTTACGTGCTTTAGGTTTCACTCCCCGAAGGAcaataaatgaatcaaattag